The Sesamum indicum cultivar Zhongzhi No. 13 linkage group LG6, S_indicum_v1.0, whole genome shotgun sequence genomic interval ATTGCTATTTCATTGGCTTTATGATTTTGAATGGACATGGCTATGGTGTTATACAGAGGTGCAAATGTTTGCGTTGGTCACTAGCTTTTTCAGCATGATTTAATAAAGTtcaacttcaaattttcaaatgcaaaTTATCAACTCAAGGCATGCCGGTCGGCTCAAATGCTTATTTCCACCAAGGTTGAccctaatattttttcttgttttcttttttaaggtGACTTGTGACTTTTTAGTgagttttgaatattttcctATCTTAATATAACTATATTAGTGTTTagtgttattttatatttcaattacgAAATAGTTTTGACtatgaatttgatttgtttaccATTCATTTATCCCATGTGAGTCTTATTCATGCCCAAATGATCTAATCTCATCTCCTTAATTCGAGCCAAGACATGCAATCTCTTACCCCACATGCAACCCATTTCTTTGCGTCACAACAGTCAGGCCTCATTTTTTCACAGTCGATACATTTCTGAAAGTAAACCAGGATTTGATGTTTGATTCGCACTGAAGGGTTGAAAGAATCCGGAAAGAAGAGCTTAGAGATGCTAACTATTAAGAAACCATGAACAACCACCCACCCTGTATGTTGTTGTGAGTGACATCTACTGAAACATAGTCTACTACCTATTTACTAGGGCTTCTTTCGGATGCCTGGAGGGATTTCATTTACTTCCTTTTGTTTACATCGTTACTGATCTAAAACAAACAAGTACATTTATCTACATACCCATTTATacaatcattttttcttaCCTTCACCTTTCACCCCATCCAAATGAGCTCTAGAATAAATCCAAAATATCTCAGTAGGGAGACACATATGACATTACCACTGGTACAAGAGAACATAAGGATATTTCTGGGTAATCATATAACCATATTCACTAGAAAATGCTGAATTCTTAGAATGAATGCTAATCTTGTTAGTTTCTAAAGAATCGAGATGTATCTACTGTAGGCTATGCTATGATATACTCAAAGCACTTCAATCAATATTGTGTTATTTTGGGCTTTACAGGCATCATAGTCTTAGCTACAATGTGACTCCTGGAGATGAGGTTGAAGATATGTTTATCCTATTAAAAGAAGTAAAGCGCCAGATACCCTCTGTTGCAGCAGTTTCCTCAGGTGCAATTGCATCTGACTATCAAAGGTTACGTGTGGAAAGTGTATGTTCTAGGTTGGGGCTTGTTTCTTTAGCATATTTGTGGAAGCAAGATCAGTCATTGCTCCTTCAACAAATGGTAAACTATGCTAATTCTATGTTTGCTTCTGATAACAGCAATTATGTCATCGATGATATTAACTTATCTtgccttttgttttgtttcagATAAGAAGTGGAATTGTTGCCATCATAGTAAAGGTAGAAAATGTGCTTAGCTTCTCACAATAATTCGATTAATGGTCTTTGATCCAATTCCTTTATGCACATTTTATATGCAGTCTTCTGGTCTTCAGTACTTGTTATGCAGATTTTCTTAACGTATGATCTTAATGGATATATGTCCTAAATTatagttctttatttttctgtagcAATAACCTTGACAAAGTCATCTTTGATTTATCTGCAGTTTGACTGACTGTATGTGGTTATGCTTACTTCTTTAGCAAAAATGGATTCATTACTTTCCCTTTTTGTAGGTTGCAGCCATAGGGTTGGACCCCTCAAAGCACTTGGGGAAGGAAATAACACATGTAGAGGTCCATCTTCACAAGTTAAAAGAGTATGTTAGCCAACTCATCTCTTATGGTCTTTGGTATTTAATCTTAACAGCAATTATTGTTTTACTGGTTTATTTGTAGGTTGTATGGGATAAACGTATGTGGTGAAGGGGGAGAATATGAAACTTTAACTCTAGACTGTCCGCTCTTCAAGGTATGCTTACCTATCCCTGTCATTTTGATCTTATTAAAGTTTTGAATATTCGTTATGAGGTGAGTGGTGATACATGTATAATGTCTATGCTTCTTTGCTGCTGATTCAGCTTGTGATTTTGTGGTTTCTAATAAAacatttactatattttatagttaGCTTGTTTACTTTCCTTCATTGTATTCAAAGTATTAACTTATAGATCTTTTCCAGAATGCTCGAATTGTGCTGGATAAATTTCAAGTTGTCTTACATTCATCGGATCAAATTGCTCCTGTAGGGGTCCTGCATCCCATGGAATATCATTTGGAGAACAAGTTGGTTTCATTGTCTGCTTGTGATAATGACAAAAGTTATGAGGTAACTCTGGGGGAATTCGATTCAGTATGTGAAGTGTTGGGAGATTGCCAAGATACCTGTGAAGCCCCAAATCAAAAAAATGATGTGATTTCTGACTTAGCACTAGATACACAACATGATATTCACATCTCAGAATCCAGGAAGGATAGTACTATTTCCATTGCTTGCTGGTTGCAGGATGCCTCTAAAACCTCAGCAGGTATGTATTAAGTTATGACAGAAAGATAGTGGGTGAGCAAGTGGTAGATTTCCGATATGCGTGTTCTCTTTTATTTAGTTCTTCTCCTTGTTTTTATTCTAGTTGAGATATATCTTTCACTTGGATGTTCATTTCTCTGTGCTTTCATCTTCTTAAATCGACAGATTTGCGGGAGGATCTGAAGGTGGTTTTAACAAGAATTGAATTGCTGCTTATGGAATATAATTGTTCTTGGGAGAATGTTCTTTATATACACCTTTATATTGCTGATATGAATGAGTTTGCACCAGCAAATGAAGAATATGTAAAATTCATTACTCAAGAGAAGTGTTGGTTTGGTGTACCATCACGTTCCACAATAGAACTTCCTCTATTGCAAGCTGGTTTGGGGAGGGCATATATTGAAGTCTTAGTATCAAATGATAATACTAAGAATGTTTTGCACGTCCAAAGTATTTCTGAGTGGGCTCCTAGTTGTATCGGTCCATACAGCCAGGTAATACATCATTTAATGTGGATTctggttatattttatttctcctATCACTTGGTAAGTATACTTTGGTAGCCAGCAAGTTCATTCTGTAgtatatttgcattttttaacTTCTGAGATTGTTCTGCATTCTAACTTGTGAGTTTATTTAGTTGGTGGTGTTTTTCCCTACCAATCCATTCTCATACATATCACATATGATGAACCTCAAGTTCTTAATTTCATACTATTATGTGATCGGCGAGTGTCGTCTGTACTTAACCAAAGAAACGGAACATTATCCAGGTCTTGAGGCAACCACTGGAGTTTATAACCTGTTAAGAACTAGGACCAAGATTCaggttaattaatattttgtcccTTTTAAACATCCCCCCCGAACCTCCATTTCacatgtgtgtgcgtgtgcttAACGTACTTGCTTGTATATGCCCTCCCAAATGTTCTCTCTTCATTACTTACAAagatgatattttgatttttatttaatttatgctATCATATTGAGGAGGGGATCCTTTAGTCTGACAAGTTTCAATATTTCATCTCCTTTAATGACCTCATATTGGAAGCGATCGGCTTTTCTGATTTGTCAACCATACATGGCTGACAAGAGAATGAAATCACTAGACATCGCCATTCAGTCTACTATCTTCACAAATCTCGTGTAAGAGAAGCTACTCCCTCCTTGGTCACACCTTATTTTGCTTTCTTAAGGGGCTGGTGTTTCATTTGGATGTGCAACTTCCTTTTTGATGCTCATCCATTCATCCATCCATCTAATAGTCTTCATGGCGATGTTACCTACAACCAATTCAGTATAACCACAACATGTCAACAGTAGAACAGTATTAGTCAACCGCTGctttcttcttgaaaattcCAGATGATGAGCACCATATTACCATTATTGAATAGAAAAAGATGGGTAAAGATTTTTCTGAATGATGTTATTCAGTTAATGGAAGTTTAACTTTGTACAtatgattttgtttgtatttattgttttgttaGTGCCTTCCAAATAAGTTCTTAGGATTGTGTATGCAGTATGCTATTCAATAGCCCATTCTTAAACTCAGGGGCCTCCACATTCAAGTTGCAATTGGAGGAAAAATAGTTCATGATATATTTGCTATACTACTCATGTTTCCTCCTAAAATTACATGGAACTTTTAACATCTCTTTCCAATACATGAATTGGCAATCATGTTTCTATTGATATGTGCTGAGTCAACGTAtaagtgtgtgtatataatatgtattattgtatTCTTCTGTTACAAGTTGTTTTCATCATTGATGAATGATGTCAGTGCAATTTTGCAAAGTGAAACCATAAGGTTGGAATTAATTGGAATTTGATGTGTTAATAACTGTTACAAACACCATTTTAAAGATGAGGATCTGCAATAAGTTCATTGATGGTCCTGAAAATATcacacttttattttcattttcttcaaccTTTAGTGACTTAAATATCCTGTATGTATCCTGcataaatttagttttggaTGGGATTCTTAATTCTGCAAAATTTAGCTTGTCCTCTTGTCCGTTTAGTACCTTACAAAGTAAACTCTTTGTGGCAAGGACCTAAAATATATGTGAATGTATAATTCgttttttatgtgtttttcaTGGTTAGAAACTAGTGAACTCTCTTTGCAACTTTCATTGCGTTCCTCATTTTTTATGCATACTTTTCAGGCAACAGTGCATAAGGATGTTTTATATATGGCTGGCCAGTTGGGGCTTGACCCACCAACAATGTTGCTTTGTGATCAAGGTCCCCCACATGAGTTTCAACAGGCACTAACGAACAGTGAAGCTGTCGCAAAATGTTTCAACTGTTCAATATCCACTTCTGCTGTTTCCCTTGTCATTTTCTGTTCGGTATCTGTAAATTCATCAGACAGAATTGCCATTGAGGATCAGAAGGATGTCTGTCTTGCACAAATGAAGCTGCGGTTAAATAGTGGAAGGAGGCCCAGTATGCCTGTAGTGAATGATCCTGTTATTTTATACGTTCTTGTTCCTGATCTGCCAAAGAGGTGAACTTCCTACTCCGGTGCTTATGAGTTTATCATTACATCATATGCAGCCATCAATACAAATCATTCCCAAATTTCTatgtgtattaaaaaaaatgaattaattattaagaaatcatcagattcattttttttcaagcATTTGTGATGGCATTACTGTGGGCTTATGGTACACGCTAATAATGCTAAATTAACTCAGTGTGTAGctaaaatcaaaagatatgGTTATGTCTTTCTGTTTTACTGATTATTTGGGTTTGTACAGAGCTTCAGTGGAAGTAAAACCCTTGCTTTACTGTGGGGAGAATATAGAGACTTCTCCTGGTGTCACCCAAAAAGACCTATCCATGGGAGAAGTGTATTGGGGATTTCAGCATGAAAGCTGGCATAATAATTGTCTTCAGAAGTGTATCATTAGTGGAAGATTGTGTACGGCTGTCATATCTGTCACACAGGAAATTGCAGGAAAGATATGTCCTCAGACCACTGACTCTGCTTATGCTGAATCACAATGTAAAGTTAATACTGAAAAACAAGCTGTAAGGATGGCAGAGTTCTGCATCTATCTTCTTGATAAAGTTCTTTTGGAGAATGATTTCTCTTGGGATGATGTAATGGTTAGTTTTCTCTTCACTGTCGTCAATTTTCTCTTGTGATGGTTTCTTGTCTACCTCTGCTTTGTTTTATGGTTATGCATCTTTTCTACTTATAGTTTTGTGTTTCTACAGCTACTTATTTTTCTCAAGATGCTACTTTTATTGTCTGCATAGTGGAGACAATATTGTGGTGTTATCTATATGtattcacttttttatttagtaaagTATCTGTCCATGTCTAAACGTAATTGTTCAGATTCCTTGTCTTTAGTTCAGCACCATCACCTTCTCTCCCGTCTAAGTACTGTTTGTCTGGCGATAAAGGCCTACAATATATCCTGATATTTTTAAGGGAAACCTATGGTTAGATAAGTTTATGGTATTTACTGATAGAAACTTTATCAGCTAACTGAAGAGAAGGTGAGGGTGCTGAAGGTTTCATGTCATATTAATAGATACACATAATTTCCTATGCAATGCTTTGTTCCCATTTTTTCtgcattcttttctttttaactattAACCTTAACTTCTTGGTGTTTCTTActtatattttcatcatttcgCATGGCCTTGCAATATAGTTGACGTGACTACACCAATGTACCTGTCCCAAAATAGCTGCATATTAAAGGAAGACTATGTTCTTGGCCTAGCCATGCacaaatgaataattttccTGGCAATATTCTTAAAACAATATCTGATGGCCAATATGTTTCTGAGTCTGTCTCGGTATGCTTCCCGATGATTTAATCTATGTGGGGCTTCTCCTTGCTAATCGACACTTTTATGATTCGGTCTACTGTCTGGATGTGTTGACCTTCCATTGCAAATATTTACCCTTGTTCTGCTTCTTCTGGGCTTCTATATGCTGTTGGTATTTCGAACCCTTCCAGACGTTTCTCATTGATATCTTATTGTTTGTAGAATTTGCGGATCTATTTCATAGCAAGTCCTCACGCCAGCCATGAAACATTGTCAACAATCTTCACCAATGCATTCAATGAATTTGGGGAGATGAGCAGGAGAATCGACAGTGACAAAGGGTCATTCTTCAACCTTGTTCCCGTCTTGGGTGCTGGGAGGTCAGCAACATCCTTAGACAACATACTTACGTGTGAGCTATTTGCCAGGAAATCTTAGCCAGAGTTCTTTTGTTGGTTGAGCTATCTACTTTATACATATTGATCAGGTAACAAATCACTAGTCCAAACATAGAAGATACATGCGCACACGTACACCAGGCACAGTATGCATTATATATCTACGAATTGCTCTGAGA includes:
- the LOC105163797 gene encoding diphthine--ammonia ligase isoform X2, with translation MQIINSRHAGRLKCLFPPRHHSLSYNVTPGDEVEDMFILLKEVKRQIPSVAAVSSGAIASDYQRLRVESVCSRLGLVSLAYLWKQDQSLLLQQMIRSGIVAIIVKVAAIGLDPSKHLGKEITHVEVHLHKLKELYGINVCGEGGEYETLTLDCPLFKNARIVLDKFQVVLHSSDQIAPVGVLHPMEYHLENKLVSLSACDNDKSYEVTLGEFDSVCEVLGDCQDTCEAPNQKNDVISDLALDTQHDIHISESRKDSTISIACWLQDASKTSADLREDLKVVLTRIELLLMEYNCSWENVLYIHLYIADMNEFAPANEEYVKFITQEKCWFGVPSRSTIELPLLQAGLGRAYIEVLVSNDNTKNVLHVQSISEWAPSCIGPYSQATVHKDVLYMAGQLGLDPPTMLLCDQGPPHEFQQALTNSEAVAKCFNCSISTSAVSLVIFCSVSVNSSDRIAIEDQKDVCLAQMKLRLNSGRRPSMPVVNDPVILYVLVPDLPKRASVEVKPLLYCGENIETSPGVTQKDLSMGEVYWGFQHESWHNNCLQKCIISGRLCTAVISVTQEIAGKICPQTTDSAYAESQCKVNTEKQAVRMAEFCIYLLDKVLLENDFSWDDVMNLRIYFIASPHASHETLSTIFTNAFNEFGEMSRRIDSDKGSFFNLVPVLGAGRSATSLDNILTCELFARKS
- the LOC105163797 gene encoding diphthine--ammonia ligase isoform X1, producing the protein MKVVALVSGGKDSCYAMMKCQEYGHEIVALANLMPVDEAQDELDSYMYQTVGHQIVVSYAQCMGIPLFRRRIQGSTRHHSLSYNVTPGDEVEDMFILLKEVKRQIPSVAAVSSGAIASDYQRLRVESVCSRLGLVSLAYLWKQDQSLLLQQMIRSGIVAIIVKVAAIGLDPSKHLGKEITHVEVHLHKLKELYGINVCGEGGEYETLTLDCPLFKNARIVLDKFQVVLHSSDQIAPVGVLHPMEYHLENKLVSLSACDNDKSYEVTLGEFDSVCEVLGDCQDTCEAPNQKNDVISDLALDTQHDIHISESRKDSTISIACWLQDASKTSADLREDLKVVLTRIELLLMEYNCSWENVLYIHLYIADMNEFAPANEEYVKFITQEKCWFGVPSRSTIELPLLQAGLGRAYIEVLVSNDNTKNVLHVQSISEWAPSCIGPYSQATVHKDVLYMAGQLGLDPPTMLLCDQGPPHEFQQALTNSEAVAKCFNCSISTSAVSLVIFCSVSVNSSDRIAIEDQKDVCLAQMKLRLNSGRRPSMPVVNDPVILYVLVPDLPKRASVEVKPLLYCGENIETSPGVTQKDLSMGEVYWGFQHESWHNNCLQKCIISGRLCTAVISVTQEIAGKICPQTTDSAYAESQCKVNTEKQAVRMAEFCIYLLDKVLLENDFSWDDVMNLRIYFIASPHASHETLSTIFTNAFNEFGEMSRRIDSDKGSFFNLVPVLGAGRSATSLDNILTCELFARKS
- the LOC105163797 gene encoding diphthine--ammonia ligase isoform X3; the encoded protein is MFILLKEVKRQIPSVAAVSSGAIASDYQRLRVESVCSRLGLVSLAYLWKQDQSLLLQQMIRSGIVAIIVKVAAIGLDPSKHLGKEITHVEVHLHKLKELYGINVCGEGGEYETLTLDCPLFKNARIVLDKFQVVLHSSDQIAPVGVLHPMEYHLENKLVSLSACDNDKSYEVTLGEFDSVCEVLGDCQDTCEAPNQKNDVISDLALDTQHDIHISESRKDSTISIACWLQDASKTSADLREDLKVVLTRIELLLMEYNCSWENVLYIHLYIADMNEFAPANEEYVKFITQEKCWFGVPSRSTIELPLLQAGLGRAYIEVLVSNDNTKNVLHVQSISEWAPSCIGPYSQATVHKDVLYMAGQLGLDPPTMLLCDQGPPHEFQQALTNSEAVAKCFNCSISTSAVSLVIFCSVSVNSSDRIAIEDQKDVCLAQMKLRLNSGRRPSMPVVNDPVILYVLVPDLPKRASVEVKPLLYCGENIETSPGVTQKDLSMGEVYWGFQHESWHNNCLQKCIISGRLCTAVISVTQEIAGKICPQTTDSAYAESQCKVNTEKQAVRMAEFCIYLLDKVLLENDFSWDDVMNLRIYFIASPHASHETLSTIFTNAFNEFGEMSRRIDSDKGSFFNLVPVLGAGRSATSLDNILTCELFARKS